DNA sequence from the Alosa sapidissima isolate fAloSap1 chromosome 13, fAloSap1.pri, whole genome shotgun sequence genome:
gtgtgtgtgtgagtgtgtgagtgagtgagtgttgtcGGCATGATTGATGCTGCTGAATAGGTGTCGCTGTCTGTGCTGAACCCATGTCCCTCTGCAGCCCTCCAGCTCAATCACCACTGAAAAGGAACATTGGAGTCTTTGTAAGCACCTGTCAATCAACTGCCCAAATGTCCCTCTCAGGCTGCCATCCACTGAATGACCATGGCCTCCCTCACATGACTCAAGAACTAGAACGAATTGATGGAAATTTTCTGCATGTGTGAGCttacttgtatgtatgtgtcattCTGTGTAATAGGAATGTGTAATTCTATAAAGGTCTGAATCTGGATGAACGGTTAACACAAAGAACTAAACTCCAGCAATGTCCTTCAGAAAACCCATTTACACCAAGGTCACAACTAGCCTAAATGACTATACTGGCTATTATTAATTACAAGCGTACTGCTTTTTATTGAATGCTGCTATGCAAGACAACATTCCCGTTTAGCACTGACTGAATTGGTCCAAATATTTTAGAACAACATAAATATTTCCCTTGGTTTGCTAAGTTAATATGTAATGACAAAAGTTTTTGTTGTAtgttattaaaaaaacaaacagaatttCTGTAGCCTGGATAATTTAAATAACTCTTTGAAAGCATTTTGAATATGTAGCAAAATGATAATATTTCAGATAGGTAACATCTTAGccagggggtattccaagtacgtggtttagtgccaaacctgggtaagttaactcagaataaggggtaaacctcctaatagaagagctgtatggcttcttTCTCCTAACAAAGTAATGCCAttgggctcttgttgtaggaggtttaccacttactctgagttaacccAGGGTTGTctctaaaccacgtacttggaataccccctagGACACTGAAAAAGTCAGAAGGAATAACATTGCTCTAGGCTCATCCTGAACAGCCCTGCTCATATTGACAGTGGCAATAAACAAGAATGTCCTGTGGAGCAACACTTCCACCTGCtggacacaaatgcacaaacgcTAGTGCGTTTCCATGCCGACTAACTGGCAGGCCAGCATTTTAACCTTATACAACAGTAAACAACACACTCCTGTGAACAATACCATTTCACTGTCGTATGATTCAAGTAATTGTATTTGCATTGCTTAAACTACAGTGTATAATTCATACATAAAACCAACCGTTCATATTGACTACCAAAAATACCGGCCCAACAGTAGGAACTCAGTGCAATAAAAGTCAGTACACATTACTGAAATTCAAATCTTTTATTTCTTCAATGCATCATATGTCTACCCATAtttgtttgacacccctgatctatctatctatctatctatctatctatcaacatgtatctatctatcttttaaaaGACCCTGAAGGTGTTctactggattggattggatgaAATCAGGTGACACTTGGGCAGATCATAATTTGTGCTCCTCTTTAGAAACTGTTGCACAACTGCACTTTAAATTGTCAACATACTCCTCTTGTGCCTCTGGAGAAAATGATTAATGCCAACCAGCATTTCATAACAACAGGCATTataaatgttactgtttctgcattACTGTTACCatactgcacatagctgtacattgtgtacatatctgtcttttttccacatttattctgttttcttattttatattctgttaatacactgcatatatctattctattcttactactattataatgttactgctactacattgcacatataccaaatttccctcacgggatcaaaagagtatatatacttatgctTATACttatatctgtacatgttcaCATTGTTCATATTGCGTCATATTATTCTGCTCTTAAGGTAagtgctaatacactgcacatatttatatttaatgtatagaccctttcaacaataaaaacaaaaacaatgcttgaacgttctatttgggccccaatctacttcctctgcattaagataacatatggaatgttaaaacggaagtcttgtggggccaactatgatgctgataatggaactctcttgaaagggtctatactccaccttctgtaaatcaactgtatactactgtctacactgcactattattgtcctgtctatgaaccacctgcctatactttgtatcacattgcacttttctgctttttttacacttctggttagacgcaaactgcatttcgttgtctttgtacttgtactagaatgacaataaagtttaatctaatGTAATCTAATTAATGGTGCCATCAAATGCCCCTCCCCCTGTCATTGAGCCTTAAAAGCAAGAACAGCAAAAGGTCAGAGTCACTTTGATCTCAGACTTGAGCAGTAAAAAGGCCTCGGCCTTATGACCTCAATGGCACAGCAGTGAAGTTGTCTGAAGTTGCATTTAGTCTTTTTTTGCAGGGGGCTTTTATGCAGATTTCCACCACAGCGCCACCTGCATTTAGTCTTTAACCATGCATGCATTAAGGAAGTATTCAGAGTCCTTTGTTTTGCTtacgttgtttgtttttgttttcacttaATAAACCCCATAATAAACAGTTGACACATGATTTTATCATTTACAGCAAGTGCAGCAAAACTGAAATATGTGACATAAGTGATTCTACAGGCCAAACAAGTCACATTAGTCAATTTTTCAAAATTAAGTAATTataatattacagtttttctcagttactttggtgcttttctcacatcactattaacatttgcacagcagttctcaaaacaattagtgcaaactgcaaaacctagtggataacctgcaaaagcacgtcacttgctcaaaatggatagtccattcctcaaaagcaagtatttatgtcaatgaaatagtgtcatcaaaatgagaagtcttgacaccatcgtttatgaacaagatagtcaaatggctttgtcatgttttcattatgacaatttatgctctcagtgttttcccatgcaaaaaaaaggtcagaactcggtgacactacctgaaaatgctcaagacaacactatacagtacttgtacagccatttgaaaactacagtaaagttacaaattgctgtagttaggggagtaagtgagtacaagacactgaatatgtacgtttcacagttttactgtatatgctctttgcaattctacagcattgtgacaaaatttgataactagttcaccaattttgtatgtaataactcaaacaataaaatgaagactgttagttttattgggaacgactattcagcatccataagcatagttcattttgactgtgtGTTCAATAGACTATGTGTCTATTGAATACCATTCACTTACAATATATGTCTTGTATTTCACATCACGCTGTTGACTTACTTTATAAACCAATATACTGTAATCATACAACCAAGAAATATACACCCAGAACTAAAGAAATATCCGAACACGAGGAAGACTATAAAAATTACAGCTGCACTGAGAGTTCCTAAGAACACAGTGGCCTCCATAATTCTCAGGGGAGTGGGGCCTTGTTGAGAGATATGACCACAAACCTGGCTGGTCCCTCTGGCTGAGCTCCAGAGATCCCGAGATGGGAGACACAGAAGGACGACCATCATTGCAACATTTTCGTGACCTCCTCTCCTGAGAGGCCAGATGGAGTCCTGTCCTCagtggaaaaaaacaaagtcTGCTTGGGGATTGCAAATAACAAAAAACCCTAAAGGACATGAGAAACAATATTTTCTGGTCTGATGAAAACAAGTTCTAACTATTTGCACTCAATTCTAACCATCATGCTAACATCATTGTGTGTGGAAAGTTGAAGTTGAAATTATATGTAATAAACGAggccagaattgaattgaaactggctcttaaattccaattcaattcttgaatttctctTGCATTTCAaagtagcaaacaggaagcagaattgcaatttgaattttgcacaaccctgtaataaacacacacaggctacaaTCACACTTATGCTCATGTTTGTTCAAACTCTCATCttatcacttgtgcacatcattgAAGCAGTGTCTCCCCATCTTAAACAAATAGCAATGCTTTATATCCACACAACTGATTTTGTAcaaatgtctgctgtttttAAAATATTCTTTGCTAATGTCATGTGggtcaaaatgcactatactggttcCCTGCTGAATAGTCCTACACCATAAAACAAACTGAACTTATTGCATCGTTTGTGTAattacatgcaaatgtgttgaaTTAGCTGTCATAACTAGTTATCTGTTTAGCATATACATATGTTATACATATACGTATATATCGCTAAGGTAGGCTTACAGCTCTCTATGAGAGAGCATGTTAGTAACATTCAAAAGGACAACAATGGGAAAACACATGGATGGACTAGTCACTAGTGGTTAGAAAGGCCTTAATTTATGTGATAATACTTTAGGCTACAGGACAATTTTGATCAGCAAAACATGTATACAATGCCACTCACACCATTGCAGGCTCCAACGATTCTATTTTCCAGAGCAACACTAGCACTACAGATTGACATTGTTTTTGAGGAATTTACAACAAACAACAATCCCTGTTGCCCcccaacaacacaaacaacaacacaggcATTGTCACCATACACCTCAGTCAGAGCACAGCTGGCTCAGGTAGCCAATGTTCTCAACTCCTAAGGTGTTTGGCAATGTCTTCCAGACGTCTCCATGGTAAGCCAGTGGAATAAATGGGTAATGTTGCAACAATGCATTGGTGGAAATGTTGCAACCACCATTTTAAAAGGTTAATTAGCTTGATAGATTGATGGAAACACAAAGGAATGTTCCCTGGTGATGTAATGGCCCAATAACAGTTCAAGAAGACTTGTTATTTTTGTCATGCGCACACTTGTGGGTGATAAAGGTAGGTCTACTGCCAGGAAACTTCACTCAAAAACATTGCAGACGGCGCAGTGTGCTGTACCATTTTCCACCGGCAGATGGCATGAAGACGTTGCGAGACAGGAAGATAAATAGAATCACATTTTGTTCAACGATAACATAAGGAAGATGTTATAATATAGATTATAGAGGctatatgtaggctacattttacaACAGTTCAATGAGTTCACAGTTCTTATTTAGAATATAGTTCATAGGCCTATCTCATTTGATCTGTTGAATGCCTGTATGCTTGGCTGATACATTTCGCTGTCCAGTCCAGAGTTCAAAATATGTGACCCATATTACAGGCTAAACTTTTGGTCTATAGTCTAGCCTAGTGCTGTTTTAATTAAAGTGTTGGGAAAACGTTGGGTGGTTTCCCACCGTCGGCTCAGCTGTGTTCTATATTGCCGACGACGCTCTGCAACTGCAATGCCAACTCCCTTCACCTAATGAAGGCGGAAGGGAGACAAGCGCTTTTGCTTGCGCATGCTCAGATGGGTTGTTTTTTTACCAAACGGGGCTATAAGACGGCAGAGGCACCCTAGTGTAAACCCGTCTGTGAACAGAGACTACTGAGACTAGACGTGTAGATAAAAGCTATCCAGGCTTTTAGGAAAGCCTTGAAAACTAAATGACTTGCCATAGATTATAGCACTGATCCAGCCTGCAGCCTCCCTGCATGGCAAACTTACTTACTGGTCAGTGTTTGAAAGATCACGCTAATGTTGTAGTGAggtctgggttttttttttgtaagatCTGAATTAATTTCTTACCACCATGGTGCTCGGAAAGGTGAAGAGCTTCTTTGTGAGCTATGACTGTCTTAATGACAGCAATGTCCCCGTTTTCGCCAGTGGGGACTCGGTGTCAGGGAGAGTTATCATCGAGGTCACCGGAGAAATTCGGGTGAAATCCTTGAACATCCACGCCAAAGGACTGGCTAAAGTTCGATGGACTGAATCTCGCAATGCTGGATCCAACACTGCCTATACGCAAAATTACACCGAAGAAGTGGAGTATTTAAACCACAGAGACATCCTAATTGGACATGATCGAGGTAAGAATCATTTGAAATTTGTACTTATGTAGCCCAAGTTAGTGCACGTACTGGGCTGTCAGTCAAAGATGCTTCATTCGCTCTGCTTCTGTAGCAGCCTACCATGATGTTGTTGACTGACCTGGAAAGATGGTTATTTATTGTCCACGTTTAGGTTAGTTATTTAACGTCTTATCACGACACTGTAGACAGTAGAACTTATAATTGTAATTCATTAGAAGCAaattttgcattgtattctACTGCAAAAGTAGCCTCCACTTCATAAACCACTGCAGAATATCAGAGACCATCAGCAGGGATGCTTGTAACATATAGGCTATGTTAATGAATGGGACTCGGATGAAAAACAACGGGGGGAAAACTGAAATACATGTAGGACTAACATCCTATCAAAACCCACTGAAGAGCTTCGAATTTGATCGAATACGATGAAGAATCGTATGCGGGACCACACCACTGCCCCACCAACATCTCGTCATCATTTGAGATAAAGTCGGTAAAATAAACGTTGTTAGACATAAAAGTTACAATCAGCCAAACGTAGGGTGGTGTTTTAGCACTAAACCTTAAATTATCGGCACAAAAGACACTTTGTAACATGTCGAGAATGTCATTTTTAGATGGTTCCAGTAAGTTTGCACCTTTTGTTAGAAGCGGTTCAAACCTGTTCAGAAACTGGATGGtggagagggatgggggggcaGTGGGGGAAGCAGACTCTGCACGCTGATTGGCTGAAGTACTCGTGTGTCTTGGATGACCTCATGTCTTTGCAGAAAGTGACAGAGGACTCGGCAACTTTGTTGGCGTATTCATTCCATTGCCTTTGATAGCTTGTTATTGAACATAACAATTAACTAATGCATTGTCATTTCATGTAGCCTGTCAAAATTTATTTGTGTTATGTAAACCACGCAATACAGTTTAATGTTTTCTGCAGCAGCTTAGGTTAGCCTATAACCTAAGAAAACGTCAATATGACTGGATGTTCCAATTTGAATAGGTTTATGTTCAGCATGATGTTCGTGTTGGTCTGGGTtgtgttttgtattgttttttgttaacACCTCTGTATGCAGTTCTTCACCtaacgttttttgtttgttctggaAACTATTTGTATAAAGACCTGTAAAGGACAATAGGCATGCAAAGGTTCTGAATTTTATATGTCGACATTCGCTTGTGATCAGGAATGATGCTTTCTttgtaaattaatgtaaatgttGGTCTGGTTGGAAGACAGAATCTATGTAGTTGTTGCGGTTGAAGATTAATAAAACAGATTTGATTGGAAACTCAACTTTTTTGTCCTCGTTTTTGATTGATGTGTCCCGTTATTTCTTCTTGCTATTATGGGTTCTGCATGACTTTTAGAAGGGGTTCTCTCATAGCGTTTGGGTCAAATGAATGTGGCTGGCTGAGCTAAGCGGCCGAAACCCATGCAGCAGTACACATGTACCTACAGAGGGGGCTGTACCCAGACAGAGAACATGTTGGGCTGCGCCAACTGAAAGCCGCCTCGTAATGTATGCATGAGGAAATCCGGCTGAGCGAAGCTGCTTGCGCCGGTTTAGTCCGGTCCTCTCTGGCTGGAAGCTGCCTGACTGACAGCCGGGTGGTTGTTTACGGCACTTCTGCTGCCGCTGAGACCATATGGGATTGCTGAGGTGGCAGGAAAAAGACCTAAATAAGGAACAGCCCGAAATAAATTCGAACAATAGAATATGTGTTATACAATTCTCGAAGAAGAGTGTGTTTTAAACTGAAGAAATAAAAGGGGTTTTAGTTTTCAAGGGCTTTGCTTCCTTTGTTCACCACCATGTGACACAAATCTAGTTATTTGATGGCAATACTTACCAAATCCAgtctaagcacacacacacacatttcaattcACACAAACCAGAAATGTTATTTCATACTGATATTCTTCCAGTGTTTTTGAAAGAAAATATAGTTGATATTCAATGTCACTCCCTTTTGTTAAGATGACTTGTTTTGATTGTATTCTGTTGGGGATGTATTTTATCTTTCTTTTggataataaaatatattttcaactAGGGATGAATATTTGTCAGTTTCTTTGGTTCtctttttaaatatttcattGTGACATTGTTTGAAAACAAATTGTGTATTAAGGGAACAAAGTGgagctctctcttttctttctcactatctatctatctatctatctatctatctgtctgtgtatctgtgtttttaGGAGGCTTGAGGTAAAGATTGTTCCAGGTATGGTATGCATGTATTTGgaattttcttttccttttcttccaGATGATGAGAACCCTGAAGAAGGACTGACAACCCTTCACACCGGAAGACACGAGTACCCGTTCAGCTTCGAACTCCCTCAAACgtgagtgtgtctctctctctctctctctctctctctctctctctctctctctctctctctctctctctctctctctctctctctctctctctctctctctctctccacgtgGTTTTTGTGCTGTTTCTCAGTGAAACATCTTGACTGAAGCTTTTGTTAACCGTGCCACTTTGTACTTCACTTTGGCAACCCATTCATACATGTTTTATCGGGCTCAGAAATGTCCCAATGTAAACATAATTGTAGCCTGTAACAATGTGTTACAGTTATCCATAAACTCAAACGAGCATATTTCAGTGATATCCTTTTATTATagctgtttttctctttctctctctctctctcactctctctctgtcctttctcgctctctcaggGCCCTGGCCACCTCTTTCGAGGGGAAGCACGGTAGCGTGCGCTACTGGGTGAAGGCAGAGCTGCACAGGCCGTGGCTGTTGCCCATGAAAGTGAAGAAGGAGTTTACTGTCTTCGAGCACATCGACATCAACACTCCGCTCCTGCTGGTGAGACCTCATTCACACCTCATGCCTTACAGGGGACAccggggagaaagggagggggcaAAAACCACTACTGGATGTTTGTAAAATGGCCTCCCATTGGAACATGGCCACTAAATGgtgttgattttgtttgatcgtttaaattaaacattttatACAGTTTTAAATTTGACATGTTATACAGTTTTTTTTCCACATACCAGTATGCAAATTTAAACTAAGTACATTTCGATGTTGATGCTTGTGTTGGTTTGACTTATACATTACAGAgggcttgttaaaacatgttatTTTTGTCTTGATTCTCATACAAAACAATGGCAATATGAGACCACCCCTAAATTCAAGATATTTCACAGTTCTTTCTTTGCATCCTGTGCTTTAATCTCATAGTtctgtgtttttcatctcatggttaAATCGGTTGTTTCCCCTTCCCTAGTCTCCCCAGGCAGGCACCAAGGACAAGACTCTGTGCTGCTGGTTCTGCACCTCTGGTCCCATCTCCCTAAGTGCCAAAATCGAGAGGAGAGGCTACACTCCTGGTCAGTTTCACTCATCAGTGCTTCTTTAGTTTCTCACAACACCATCATATGCATTAACATTCCATTCCATCAATGCATCTTTAgtctctcacaacacacacaacacgcacaagGCAATAATATAGGCATATATTATGACTATACACTGAAACACTAAATGCACAGTGACCGATTGTGCTTTGCATAGAGTGtgtacatatttatatttagtgTTCATGTTCTCTAGTTTGTTTTAGTTGTAACGCAAAACAGTTGAATTGTATTTGGAAAGGAGGTGAGTGTCTGATGTGTCTTCCTTTGGTCATTTTTAGGCGAGTCGATCCAGATCTTCGCCGAGATCGAGAACTGCTCGTCTCGCGTGGTCGTGCCAAAGGCAGCCATCTACCAAACCCAGACCTTCTATGCCAAAGGGAAAGTGAAGGAGATCAAGCAGCTGATCGCCAACCTGCGGGGAGAGCCTCTGCCCAGTGGGAAGACCGACACCTGGAACGGCAAGATGCTCAAGATTCCGCCAGTCTCACCCTCCATCCTGGACTGCAGCATCATCCGGGTGGAGTACTCGCTCATGGTGAGCCACCTGTTctacaacgtgtgtgtgtgtgtgtgtgtgtgataccttggggggtgggggagaggggtgGGCGTAAAAGTAAAAATACTTGGTTAGAATTCTCACTCAGGGCAAACCTGTTCTAGaacacccgtgtgtgtgtgtgtgtggaggtcagAGAGGGTTTTACTGGTGCAACACCcccgtgtgtgtggatggggagGGGGTGAAATATCTGGGTGGAATTCTTGTTCATGGTAGCCCCCTTTTCTAAAACGCCCGTTGTTGGTGGGTAGGGGGGTGTTGGTCATAGAGGACGTTACATGGTGCCACCTTCCTGTAAACAGGCTATTTATAAACTGGGCTGAACTGGAATGGAAATTGCGCAGTGGCACTCTCTCTCGCCCCGTTGGCCCGTTCCTCCGTGCTGCGCCGCTCCGTGCTGGGCTGCTAAGAGGATCAGGCATTAAATATAGGTTACTGTGTCCTGTTTACCCAACCGGCCTTCCTTCCTCCCCTGTTGCAAGCCCCGTCTCACGCGTCTCGGTGTGGCAATCCCTTGCCTTTAGCATGATGTGGCATCAGTTAGCCATCTCGGGCCAAGATTTATGACTCAATGGAAAATTACTGACCAATGAACACCAGTACTGACTCGGGGGAAACACAGGCTTAGCACAGAGtggagcttcttatccaaaacCTTTTTTCTGTAAACTGGTcagctttttttgttttcattgttgcTGTAGAGTTGCCCATCACAGTAGCCCAAAATGTCACCCAATTTACTGTTGGCGTAATTCAATGTAATCACAAGCGTTAGCATCAGTGTGTTGGCACACAGTTTCTGCGGAGAATCCAACCTcctaacggtgtgtgtgtgtgtctgtttgtgtgttgtgcacaGGTGTACGTGGACATCCCAAGAGCCATCAACCTGTCGCTGAGCCTCCCACTGGTCATCGGGACCATCCCCCTGCACCCGTTTGGCAGCAGGACATCCTCCGTCAGCAGTCAGTGCAGCATGGCCATGAGCTGGCTGGGCATGGCACTGCCTGAGAGACCAGAAGGTACGCTCCTGTgccagtatacacacacacacacacacacacacacacacacactatgccacacatacactacgccacaagtgcacaaacacacgctgCGCAGCATACACTTCCACAATCACACGCACATCATCGAGCAAGATACGCTCAGGTGACATAACCTGTGGTGGAACATACTGTAACATAAATGACCCCCTTATCTTTAAGACCCAGAGTGTTATCTAACGTaacctaatctaatctaatctaactcATTGTTATCTAATCTCTCCAACCCCCAGCTCCCCCCAGCTACTCGGAGTGTATCAGCCAAGAGCAGAGACCTAGCCTGGACCTCACGGCGGCACGCGATGAACTGGAGGGTCCGCTGTTCGCCTACATCCAGGAGTTCCGCTTTCAGCCACCACCACTGTACTCCGAGGTAAGAGGAGACTCACCGATGGGAGGGACCATAGAGTGGTCAGCAGAAAAAAATATCTGAAGGAGGCCTTGTCATAtcttaataaaataaatacatatttaatCTTGATCAGTGATTGTGGTTAGATCATTGAGATGTGAGCTTCATTGATGTAGAGTAAGTGATGATGAGTCCTGAAGAGAACTtgtgtttaatgtttttttttttttttttctttcttttgccaGATTGACCCCAATCCAGAGCCCGGCTGCTGGACCGAGGAGAGGCGTCCGGACTTGTGTCCGTCTCGCTGAAGCGTCCCCTGCTGCCTGTCCAGAGCTGTCAGGCTGTTTTTCTCCTCGAGACTACGACGCCTCCTCTATCTCCACACCCCAGCCCAGCGCGGGCCCAGGGGCTCAGAGACCCTGCAGGAGACCAGAGCTTCCCCTACAGAGGCAGCCCAGGAGTCTCCACCCAACCCGAACAAGCCTGCTCGCCCAGCCGAACCCGAACCCGGGCCGGAACCACAACCCG
Encoded proteins:
- the arrdc3b gene encoding arrestin domain-containing protein 3b, with product MVLGKVKSFFVSYDCLNDSNVPVFASGDSVSGRVIIEVTGEIRVKSLNIHAKGLAKVRWTESRNAGSNTAYTQNYTEEVEYLNHRDILIGHDRDDENPEEGLTTLHTGRHEYPFSFELPQTALATSFEGKHGSVRYWVKAELHRPWLLPMKVKKEFTVFEHIDINTPLLLSPQAGTKDKTLCCWFCTSGPISLSAKIERRGYTPGESIQIFAEIENCSSRVVVPKAAIYQTQTFYAKGKVKEIKQLIANLRGEPLPSGKTDTWNGKMLKIPPVSPSILDCSIIRVEYSLMVYVDIPRAINLSLSLPLVIGTIPLHPFGSRTSSVSSQCSMAMSWLGMALPERPEAPPSYSECISQEQRPSLDLTAARDELEGPLFAYIQEFRFQPPPLYSEIDPNPEPGCWTEERRPDLCPSR